One Pseudomonadota bacterium genomic region harbors:
- a CDS encoding crotonase/enoyl-CoA hydratase family protein produces the protein MATFETIRVETDKRGVAFLWLARPDKHNSLNTQMIGELRQAADELAGDDAVRVVVLAGEGKSFSAGADLGWMRAQFDRDRAGKIAESLELARMLSDLDSLPKPLIARVHGQAFGGGIGMMAVCDIVIAAAHVKFALTETRLGVIPANIGPYVVRRLGEGNTRRIFMNGKRFDATVARDLGLVSEVVDADGLDDAVEAEVGWFLDCAPGAVADAKALCLALSRDRIDDQHAFTSESLADRWETAEAQEGIRCFFDGEKPSWSRGRNGA, from the coding sequence ATGGCCACCTTCGAAACCATTCGCGTGGAGACTGACAAGCGCGGTGTCGCCTTTCTCTGGCTGGCACGACCGGACAAGCACAACTCGCTCAATACCCAAATGATCGGCGAGTTGCGTCAGGCTGCTGATGAGCTTGCTGGCGACGACGCCGTGCGCGTCGTCGTACTGGCGGGTGAAGGCAAGAGCTTCTCGGCCGGCGCCGATCTCGGCTGGATGCGCGCGCAGTTCGACCGCGACCGCGCCGGCAAGATCGCCGAATCTCTGGAACTCGCGCGCATGTTGAGCGACCTCGACAGCCTGCCGAAACCGCTGATCGCAAGGGTACACGGCCAGGCGTTCGGCGGTGGCATCGGCATGATGGCGGTCTGCGACATCGTGATCGCCGCCGCCCACGTGAAGTTCGCGCTGACCGAAACGCGGCTCGGCGTCATCCCGGCCAATATTGGTCCCTATGTCGTGCGGCGGCTGGGCGAGGGGAACACGCGCCGCATCTTTATGAACGGCAAACGGTTTGATGCGACGGTGGCCCGCGATCTCGGTCTGGTCAGTGAGGTCGTCGACGCTGACGGTCTGGACGACGCGGTCGAGGCGGAAGTCGGCTGGTTCCTGGACTGCGCGCCCGGCGCGGTCGCCGACGCCAAGGCGCTGTGTCTGGCGCTGTCACGCGACCGGATCGACGACCAGCATGCGTTTACGTCGGAAAGTCTCGCCGACCGCTGGGAGACGGCGGAAGCCCAGGAAGGCATCCGCTGTTTCTTCGACGGCGAAAAACCCTCGTGGTCGCGCGGGCG